A part of Rhodopirellula bahusiensis genomic DNA contains:
- a CDS encoding DUF1559 family PulG-like putative transporter: MTFLFTCPHCQSQTEVEDEFSGRTGDCVVCGREITMPVFAGARRQGSRPTNRKRSAIWFVAAGLALLLIGAGLIAAIQVGSRTAKKIRTGRQRLSSIKNMEKIATALNAYATDHGVYPAPYTTDGTGRKLHSWRVTILPYLDEDALFSQIDKGVPWNEGENQQLSWQIPAVYRHPESSGWGAGTVYHLVTGAGTLFPSTGPMGPRQVTDGAAKTILLAEGQMNSMTESWMEPYDLDVASIGGLINAPSGNGLGGATEGGVCVATVDGRGYFLPDTTPPLTVQALISPAGGEPLPDDVLDEWASTER; this comes from the coding sequence CTGTTCACTTGCCCACACTGCCAATCGCAAACCGAAGTCGAAGATGAATTCAGCGGACGCACCGGTGACTGCGTCGTGTGTGGTCGCGAAATCACAATGCCTGTATTCGCTGGTGCGCGGCGACAGGGAAGTCGGCCTACGAATCGAAAACGATCGGCAATTTGGTTCGTCGCGGCTGGGTTGGCGTTGTTGCTCATCGGAGCCGGTTTGATCGCGGCAATCCAGGTCGGAAGTCGGACGGCCAAGAAGATTCGCACGGGGCGTCAGCGATTGAGCAGCATCAAGAACATGGAAAAGATCGCGACCGCGTTGAACGCTTACGCCACCGATCACGGTGTCTACCCTGCCCCATACACCACGGATGGCACGGGACGAAAGTTGCATTCATGGCGAGTGACGATCCTGCCTTACCTCGACGAGGATGCTCTGTTCAGTCAGATCGACAAGGGCGTGCCGTGGAACGAGGGCGAGAATCAGCAGCTCTCCTGGCAAATTCCTGCGGTCTACCGGCATCCTGAGAGTAGCGGTTGGGGGGCCGGGACTGTCTACCATTTGGTGACGGGGGCTGGAACTTTGTTTCCCAGTACCGGGCCGATGGGGCCCAGGCAGGTGACCGACGGAGCCGCAAAGACAATCCTGTTGGCGGAAGGTCAGATGAATTCCATGACCGAGTCGTGGATGGAGCCTTACGATTTAGATGTCGCATCGATTGGCGGTCTCATCAACGCCCCATCCGGAAATGGACTTGGCGGAGCAACCGAAGGTGGCGTTTGCGTTGCGACCGTGGATGGCAGGGGGTATTTCCTGCCAGATACGACACCGCCGTTGACCGTTCAGGCGTTGATCTCTCCTGCCGGCGGCGAGCCACTGCCCGATGACGTGTTGGACGAATGGGCCTCGACAGAACGATGA